A single Vespa crabro chromosome 21, iyVesCrab1.2, whole genome shotgun sequence DNA region contains:
- the LOC124431312 gene encoding trichohyalin isoform X1, giving the protein MIKGLVHSTLPKDILVYYPRIIRGFDMRLREAIVSLPFHPGGLNNNQLHRSNENQATTEENDSSSSTDFGLEETVEFHVAEDTTTWSSLAIARDNIQLESANNGRNNINNNLTTSRIRRNSSIDSLADYEGRNSSREDSSSHELTPSEWSDLSEEGNLPSGCCGIVNTNYPGFQHLAPSLLSDTDLTEDEHDSCPDYIRLNDIDGRSSENGNEYNNNIDESINHLCGQRNDRKTFYEKPKFNIQTVTSLYESVVPPSEKCINYVKSVEVSRSEEKALSPEPVIIETENFLTLESEEPFRHSEEILKNEHDRELDVELEVFKLSIGVKETLQFPEIEEILDSGKTSEVGETEDSVVEHIDLIREAKELPRTDRSKIGNQATTTSTATATTIVSNGSPGDSETNTDTEEQSTYTKLEEIDLLSSIGRDIGVDLEKYVQSVPDVVAMEAVDTVRGSSRGSSRGSSRSASGNRNMLKDPVSEDTNKILDRDLSDASSVDCRKKEKMVRNQAKRRQQQQQQQQQQQQQQQQQQQQQQQQQQQQQQQQQQQQQPVRSSNSRRPDKRRADTESGPGGFDVFNIETAMPKIDLDAIESHLRAAREEERREDDNETTRAPVPVPEVKVLEKPKEEKDPEREDLIARFDRLIRGDPDDTLERRNDREEIRRRLAMGPDAEDMRAERGRKPSLQSRLQSGMNLQICFMNETPSDTESSCSESDALPGSTPMSRGSKQQAKQQAKQQTPARPQVLSLPPLRLDSGTNSAPVDEADFFARQARLQTEARMALAQAKEMAHMQMEVERQRLKQSPITEMVRSSLEKVGIQLGEDRRRLSRVLLTELNVAQLQVIANDLHARIAALNEALVEGLLRRDDLHMEQDSMLVDVEDLTRYLGAKQESMKKKQQTAAANRNNQQTTIGQTKNMIKPKLTHRSLVALVRK; this is encoded by the exons ATGATCAAGGGATTGGTACATTCGACTCTCCCGAAAGATATACTTGTCTACTATCCACGAATAAT aCGAGGATTCGATATGCGACTCAGGGAGGCCATCGTCTCGCTACCTTTTCATCCAGGAGGATTGAACAACAA TCAGCTTCATAGAAGTAACGAGAATCAAGCGACGACGGAGGAAAACGATTCATCCTCGTCGACGGATTTCGGCTTGGAAGAAACGGTCGAGTTTCACGTCGCCGAGGACACTACCACGTGGTCTTCGCTCGCCATAGCGCGGGACAACATTCAGCTTGAATCGGCCAACAACGGACGcaacaacatcaacaataatctGACCACCTCGAGGATTCGTCGAAATAGTTCGATCGATAGTCTTGCCGATTACGAAG GGCGTAACTCTTCTCGGGAGGATTCGTCGTCCCACGAATTGACACCGTCCGAGTGGTCGGATCTGTCCGAGGAGGGAAATCTTCCGTCTGGTTGTTGCGGGATCGTTAATACCAACTATCCAGGATTTCAACATCTGGCGCCTTCATTGCTCTCGGATACCGACCTTACCGAAGACGAGCACGACAGCTGCCCGGATTATATCCGTTTAAATGACATCGACGGTCGCTCCAGCGAAAACGGCAACgagtataacaataatatcgacgagAGTATCAATCATCTTTGCGGACAGAGAAACGATCGAAAGACCTTTTACGAAAAGcctaaatttaatatacag ACGGTGACTTCTCTGTACGAGTCAGTGGTGCCACCCTCGGAGAAGTGTATAAACTACGTGAAGAGCGTGGAGGTTTCGAGGTCGGAGGAGAAGGCTCTTTCGCCAGAACCGGTGATCATCGAGACTGAAAATTTCTTGACATTGGAATCCGAAGAACCGTTCCGTCATTCCGAGGAGATTCTCAAAAACGAACACGACAGAGAGCTGGACGTAGAGCTCGAGGTCTTCAAATTGTCGATCGGCGTGAAGGAGACGCTACAATTTCCAGAAATCGAGGAGATTTTAGATTCGGGAAAAACCAGCGAAGTAGGCGAg ACGGAGGATAGCGTGGTGGAGCACATCGACCTCATACGCGAGGCAAAGGAATTGCCTCGCACCGACCGCTCCAAAATAGGCAATCAAGCAACGACAACGTCGACGGCGACGGCAACGACGATCGTGTCGAACGGTTCTCCTGGGGACTCTGAGACTAACACCGACACCGAAGAACAATCAACGTACACGAAGCTCGAAGAAATTGATCTTCTCTCGAGCATCGGTCGAGACATCGGCGTTGATCTCGAAAAATACGTTCAGTCCGTTCCGGACGTCGTAGCCATGGAGGCCGTTGACACCGTGCGTGGCTCATCGCGCGGCTCTTCACGCGGCTCTTCGCGCTCCGCGTCCGGCAATCGCAACATGCTCAAGGATCCTGTCTCGGAAGACACGAACAAGATTTTAGATCGAGATCTTTCCGACGCGTCGAGCGTCGACtgtaggaagaaagaaaagatggtGAGAAACCAGGCAAAGAGAaggcaacaacaacaacaacaacagcagcagcagcagcaacaacaacaacaacaacaacaacaacaacaacaacaacagcaacagcaacaacaacaacaacaacaacaacaacagccaGTTCGGTCGTCCAACTCGCGACGGCCGGATAAGCGAAGGGCCGATACCGAGAGCGGTCCAG gtGGATTTGATGTCTTCAATATCGAAACGGCAATGCCAAAGATCGACTTGGATGCGATCGAGTCGCATTTGAGAGCTGCGCGTGAAGAAGAGCGACGG GAAGATGACAACGAGACGACGAGAGCACCCGTCCCGGTACCAGAAGTCAAGGTGCTTGAGAAaccgaaagaagagaaagatccTGAGAGGGAAGATTTGATCGCTCGATTCGATAGATTGATCCGAGGAGATCCAGATGATACGCTTGAG CGACGGAACGACCGTGAGGAGATTAGAAGAAGACTCGCAATGGGTCCGGACGCCGAAGACATGCGCGCTGAACGCGGAAGAAAGCCAAGCCTTCAGTCTCGTCTACAAAGTG GCATGAATCTTCAAATTTGCTTCATGAACGAGACACCATCAGACACAGAATCGTCATGTTCGGAGAGCGACGCTTTGCCAGGATCTACACCAATGTCCCGTGGATCGAAACAACAAGCGAAACAACAAGCGAAGCAGCAAACACCCGCCAGACCTCAAGTACTCAGCCTTCCACCGTTGAGACTCGACTCCGGTACAAATTCAGCACCGGTGGACGAGGCAGACTTTTTTGCACGCCAAGCGAGACTTCAAACGGAAGCACGCATGGCACTCGCACAGGCTAAAGAAATGGCTCATATGCAAATGGAAGTGGAAAGGCAAAGGCTCAAACAAAGTCCTATCACGGAAATGGTACGATCCAGCCTGGAAAAA GTTGGCATTCAACTGGGGGAGGATAGGCGACGGTTGTCTAGAGTTTTACTCACGGAACTCAATGTCGCACAACTTCAAGTAATAGCTAATGATCTACACGCGAGAATCGCTGCTTTGAACGAAGCTCTGGTCGAAGGACTCTTGAGAAGGGACGATCTACATATGGAGCAAGATTCAATGCTCGTCGACGTCGAGGATCTTACCCGATACTT AGGTGCCAAGCAGgaatcgatgaaaaagaaacaacaaacgGCCGCGGCGAATCGAAACAATCAACAGACGACGATCGGTCAAACGAAGAACATGATCAAGCCAAAGTTGACGCACCGTAGTTTAGTCGCTCTCGTTAGGAAATAA
- the LOC124431312 gene encoding schwannomin-interacting protein 1 homolog isoform X3: protein MIKGLVHSTLPKDILVYYPRIIRGFDMRLREAIVSLPFHPGGLNNNQLHRSNENQATTEENDSSSSTDFGLEETVEFHVAEDTTTWSSLAIARDNIQLESANNGRNNINNNLTTSRIRRNSSIDSLADYEGRNSSREDSSSHELTPSEWSDLSEEGNLPSGCCGIVNTNYPGFQHLAPSLLSDTDLTEDEHDSCPDYIRLNDIDGRSSENGNEYNNNIDESINHLCGQRNDRKTFYEKPKFNIQTVTSLYESVVPPSEKCINYVKSVEVSRSEEKALSPEPVIIETENFLTLESEEPFRHSEEILKNEHDRELDVELEVFKLSIGVKETLQFPEIEEILDSGKTSEVGETEDSVVEHIDLIREAKELPRTDRSKIGNQATTTSTATATTIVSNGSPGDSETNTDTEEQSTYTKLEEIDLLSSIGRDIGVDLEKYVQSVPDVVAMEAVDTVRGSSRGSSRGSSRSASGNRNMLKDPVSEDTNKILDRDLSDASSVDCRKKEKMVRNQAKRRQQQQQQQQQQQQQQQQQQQQQQQQQQQQQQQQQQQQQPVRSSNSRRPDKRRADTESGPGGFDVFNIETAMPKIDLDAIESHLRAAREEERRRRNDREEIRRRLAMGPDAEDMRAERGRKPSLQSRLQSGMNLQICFMNETPSDTESSCSESDALPGSTPMSRGSKQQAKQQAKQQTPARPQVLSLPPLRLDSGTNSAPVDEADFFARQARLQTEARMALAQAKEMAHMQMEVERQRLKQSPITEMVRSSLEKVGIQLGEDRRRLSRVLLTELNVAQLQVIANDLHARIAALNEALVEGLLRRDDLHMEQDSMLVDVEDLTRYLGAKQESMKKKQQTAAANRNNQQTTIGQTKNMIKPKLTHRSLVALVRK, encoded by the exons ATGATCAAGGGATTGGTACATTCGACTCTCCCGAAAGATATACTTGTCTACTATCCACGAATAAT aCGAGGATTCGATATGCGACTCAGGGAGGCCATCGTCTCGCTACCTTTTCATCCAGGAGGATTGAACAACAA TCAGCTTCATAGAAGTAACGAGAATCAAGCGACGACGGAGGAAAACGATTCATCCTCGTCGACGGATTTCGGCTTGGAAGAAACGGTCGAGTTTCACGTCGCCGAGGACACTACCACGTGGTCTTCGCTCGCCATAGCGCGGGACAACATTCAGCTTGAATCGGCCAACAACGGACGcaacaacatcaacaataatctGACCACCTCGAGGATTCGTCGAAATAGTTCGATCGATAGTCTTGCCGATTACGAAG GGCGTAACTCTTCTCGGGAGGATTCGTCGTCCCACGAATTGACACCGTCCGAGTGGTCGGATCTGTCCGAGGAGGGAAATCTTCCGTCTGGTTGTTGCGGGATCGTTAATACCAACTATCCAGGATTTCAACATCTGGCGCCTTCATTGCTCTCGGATACCGACCTTACCGAAGACGAGCACGACAGCTGCCCGGATTATATCCGTTTAAATGACATCGACGGTCGCTCCAGCGAAAACGGCAACgagtataacaataatatcgacgagAGTATCAATCATCTTTGCGGACAGAGAAACGATCGAAAGACCTTTTACGAAAAGcctaaatttaatatacag ACGGTGACTTCTCTGTACGAGTCAGTGGTGCCACCCTCGGAGAAGTGTATAAACTACGTGAAGAGCGTGGAGGTTTCGAGGTCGGAGGAGAAGGCTCTTTCGCCAGAACCGGTGATCATCGAGACTGAAAATTTCTTGACATTGGAATCCGAAGAACCGTTCCGTCATTCCGAGGAGATTCTCAAAAACGAACACGACAGAGAGCTGGACGTAGAGCTCGAGGTCTTCAAATTGTCGATCGGCGTGAAGGAGACGCTACAATTTCCAGAAATCGAGGAGATTTTAGATTCGGGAAAAACCAGCGAAGTAGGCGAg ACGGAGGATAGCGTGGTGGAGCACATCGACCTCATACGCGAGGCAAAGGAATTGCCTCGCACCGACCGCTCCAAAATAGGCAATCAAGCAACGACAACGTCGACGGCGACGGCAACGACGATCGTGTCGAACGGTTCTCCTGGGGACTCTGAGACTAACACCGACACCGAAGAACAATCAACGTACACGAAGCTCGAAGAAATTGATCTTCTCTCGAGCATCGGTCGAGACATCGGCGTTGATCTCGAAAAATACGTTCAGTCCGTTCCGGACGTCGTAGCCATGGAGGCCGTTGACACCGTGCGTGGCTCATCGCGCGGCTCTTCACGCGGCTCTTCGCGCTCCGCGTCCGGCAATCGCAACATGCTCAAGGATCCTGTCTCGGAAGACACGAACAAGATTTTAGATCGAGATCTTTCCGACGCGTCGAGCGTCGACtgtaggaagaaagaaaagatggtGAGAAACCAGGCAAAGAGAaggcaacaacaacaacaacaacagcagcagcagcagcaacaacaacaacaacaacaacaacaacaacaacaacaacagcaacagcaacaacaacaacaacaacaacaacaacagccaGTTCGGTCGTCCAACTCGCGACGGCCGGATAAGCGAAGGGCCGATACCGAGAGCGGTCCAG gtGGATTTGATGTCTTCAATATCGAAACGGCAATGCCAAAGATCGACTTGGATGCGATCGAGTCGCATTTGAGAGCTGCGCGTGAAGAAGAGCGACGG CGACGGAACGACCGTGAGGAGATTAGAAGAAGACTCGCAATGGGTCCGGACGCCGAAGACATGCGCGCTGAACGCGGAAGAAAGCCAAGCCTTCAGTCTCGTCTACAAAGTG GCATGAATCTTCAAATTTGCTTCATGAACGAGACACCATCAGACACAGAATCGTCATGTTCGGAGAGCGACGCTTTGCCAGGATCTACACCAATGTCCCGTGGATCGAAACAACAAGCGAAACAACAAGCGAAGCAGCAAACACCCGCCAGACCTCAAGTACTCAGCCTTCCACCGTTGAGACTCGACTCCGGTACAAATTCAGCACCGGTGGACGAGGCAGACTTTTTTGCACGCCAAGCGAGACTTCAAACGGAAGCACGCATGGCACTCGCACAGGCTAAAGAAATGGCTCATATGCAAATGGAAGTGGAAAGGCAAAGGCTCAAACAAAGTCCTATCACGGAAATGGTACGATCCAGCCTGGAAAAA GTTGGCATTCAACTGGGGGAGGATAGGCGACGGTTGTCTAGAGTTTTACTCACGGAACTCAATGTCGCACAACTTCAAGTAATAGCTAATGATCTACACGCGAGAATCGCTGCTTTGAACGAAGCTCTGGTCGAAGGACTCTTGAGAAGGGACGATCTACATATGGAGCAAGATTCAATGCTCGTCGACGTCGAGGATCTTACCCGATACTT AGGTGCCAAGCAGgaatcgatgaaaaagaaacaacaaacgGCCGCGGCGAATCGAAACAATCAACAGACGACGATCGGTCAAACGAAGAACATGATCAAGCCAAAGTTGACGCACCGTAGTTTAGTCGCTCTCGTTAGGAAATAA
- the LOC124431312 gene encoding trichohyalin isoform X2 codes for MRLREAIVSLPFHPGGLNNNQLHRSNENQATTEENDSSSSTDFGLEETVEFHVAEDTTTWSSLAIARDNIQLESANNGRNNINNNLTTSRIRRNSSIDSLADYEGRNSSREDSSSHELTPSEWSDLSEEGNLPSGCCGIVNTNYPGFQHLAPSLLSDTDLTEDEHDSCPDYIRLNDIDGRSSENGNEYNNNIDESINHLCGQRNDRKTFYEKPKFNIQTVTSLYESVVPPSEKCINYVKSVEVSRSEEKALSPEPVIIETENFLTLESEEPFRHSEEILKNEHDRELDVELEVFKLSIGVKETLQFPEIEEILDSGKTSEVGETEDSVVEHIDLIREAKELPRTDRSKIGNQATTTSTATATTIVSNGSPGDSETNTDTEEQSTYTKLEEIDLLSSIGRDIGVDLEKYVQSVPDVVAMEAVDTVRGSSRGSSRGSSRSASGNRNMLKDPVSEDTNKILDRDLSDASSVDCRKKEKMVRNQAKRRQQQQQQQQQQQQQQQQQQQQQQQQQQQQQQQQQQQQQPVRSSNSRRPDKRRADTESGPGGFDVFNIETAMPKIDLDAIESHLRAAREEERREDDNETTRAPVPVPEVKVLEKPKEEKDPEREDLIARFDRLIRGDPDDTLERRNDREEIRRRLAMGPDAEDMRAERGRKPSLQSRLQSGMNLQICFMNETPSDTESSCSESDALPGSTPMSRGSKQQAKQQAKQQTPARPQVLSLPPLRLDSGTNSAPVDEADFFARQARLQTEARMALAQAKEMAHMQMEVERQRLKQSPITEMVRSSLEKVGIQLGEDRRRLSRVLLTELNVAQLQVIANDLHARIAALNEALVEGLLRRDDLHMEQDSMLVDVEDLTRYLGAKQESMKKKQQTAAANRNNQQTTIGQTKNMIKPKLTHRSLVALVRK; via the exons ATGCGACTCAGGGAGGCCATCGTCTCGCTACCTTTTCATCCAGGAGGATTGAACAACAA TCAGCTTCATAGAAGTAACGAGAATCAAGCGACGACGGAGGAAAACGATTCATCCTCGTCGACGGATTTCGGCTTGGAAGAAACGGTCGAGTTTCACGTCGCCGAGGACACTACCACGTGGTCTTCGCTCGCCATAGCGCGGGACAACATTCAGCTTGAATCGGCCAACAACGGACGcaacaacatcaacaataatctGACCACCTCGAGGATTCGTCGAAATAGTTCGATCGATAGTCTTGCCGATTACGAAG GGCGTAACTCTTCTCGGGAGGATTCGTCGTCCCACGAATTGACACCGTCCGAGTGGTCGGATCTGTCCGAGGAGGGAAATCTTCCGTCTGGTTGTTGCGGGATCGTTAATACCAACTATCCAGGATTTCAACATCTGGCGCCTTCATTGCTCTCGGATACCGACCTTACCGAAGACGAGCACGACAGCTGCCCGGATTATATCCGTTTAAATGACATCGACGGTCGCTCCAGCGAAAACGGCAACgagtataacaataatatcgacgagAGTATCAATCATCTTTGCGGACAGAGAAACGATCGAAAGACCTTTTACGAAAAGcctaaatttaatatacag ACGGTGACTTCTCTGTACGAGTCAGTGGTGCCACCCTCGGAGAAGTGTATAAACTACGTGAAGAGCGTGGAGGTTTCGAGGTCGGAGGAGAAGGCTCTTTCGCCAGAACCGGTGATCATCGAGACTGAAAATTTCTTGACATTGGAATCCGAAGAACCGTTCCGTCATTCCGAGGAGATTCTCAAAAACGAACACGACAGAGAGCTGGACGTAGAGCTCGAGGTCTTCAAATTGTCGATCGGCGTGAAGGAGACGCTACAATTTCCAGAAATCGAGGAGATTTTAGATTCGGGAAAAACCAGCGAAGTAGGCGAg ACGGAGGATAGCGTGGTGGAGCACATCGACCTCATACGCGAGGCAAAGGAATTGCCTCGCACCGACCGCTCCAAAATAGGCAATCAAGCAACGACAACGTCGACGGCGACGGCAACGACGATCGTGTCGAACGGTTCTCCTGGGGACTCTGAGACTAACACCGACACCGAAGAACAATCAACGTACACGAAGCTCGAAGAAATTGATCTTCTCTCGAGCATCGGTCGAGACATCGGCGTTGATCTCGAAAAATACGTTCAGTCCGTTCCGGACGTCGTAGCCATGGAGGCCGTTGACACCGTGCGTGGCTCATCGCGCGGCTCTTCACGCGGCTCTTCGCGCTCCGCGTCCGGCAATCGCAACATGCTCAAGGATCCTGTCTCGGAAGACACGAACAAGATTTTAGATCGAGATCTTTCCGACGCGTCGAGCGTCGACtgtaggaagaaagaaaagatggtGAGAAACCAGGCAAAGAGAaggcaacaacaacaacaacaacagcagcagcagcagcaacaacaacaacaacaacaacaacaacaacaacaacaacagcaacagcaacaacaacaacaacaacaacaacaacagccaGTTCGGTCGTCCAACTCGCGACGGCCGGATAAGCGAAGGGCCGATACCGAGAGCGGTCCAG gtGGATTTGATGTCTTCAATATCGAAACGGCAATGCCAAAGATCGACTTGGATGCGATCGAGTCGCATTTGAGAGCTGCGCGTGAAGAAGAGCGACGG GAAGATGACAACGAGACGACGAGAGCACCCGTCCCGGTACCAGAAGTCAAGGTGCTTGAGAAaccgaaagaagagaaagatccTGAGAGGGAAGATTTGATCGCTCGATTCGATAGATTGATCCGAGGAGATCCAGATGATACGCTTGAG CGACGGAACGACCGTGAGGAGATTAGAAGAAGACTCGCAATGGGTCCGGACGCCGAAGACATGCGCGCTGAACGCGGAAGAAAGCCAAGCCTTCAGTCTCGTCTACAAAGTG GCATGAATCTTCAAATTTGCTTCATGAACGAGACACCATCAGACACAGAATCGTCATGTTCGGAGAGCGACGCTTTGCCAGGATCTACACCAATGTCCCGTGGATCGAAACAACAAGCGAAACAACAAGCGAAGCAGCAAACACCCGCCAGACCTCAAGTACTCAGCCTTCCACCGTTGAGACTCGACTCCGGTACAAATTCAGCACCGGTGGACGAGGCAGACTTTTTTGCACGCCAAGCGAGACTTCAAACGGAAGCACGCATGGCACTCGCACAGGCTAAAGAAATGGCTCATATGCAAATGGAAGTGGAAAGGCAAAGGCTCAAACAAAGTCCTATCACGGAAATGGTACGATCCAGCCTGGAAAAA GTTGGCATTCAACTGGGGGAGGATAGGCGACGGTTGTCTAGAGTTTTACTCACGGAACTCAATGTCGCACAACTTCAAGTAATAGCTAATGATCTACACGCGAGAATCGCTGCTTTGAACGAAGCTCTGGTCGAAGGACTCTTGAGAAGGGACGATCTACATATGGAGCAAGATTCAATGCTCGTCGACGTCGAGGATCTTACCCGATACTT AGGTGCCAAGCAGgaatcgatgaaaaagaaacaacaaacgGCCGCGGCGAATCGAAACAATCAACAGACGACGATCGGTCAAACGAAGAACATGATCAAGCCAAAGTTGACGCACCGTAGTTTAGTCGCTCTCGTTAGGAAATAA